Genomic segment of Scardovia inopinata JCM 12537:
CCTGGGCTGGCGAGCATAAGATGACAATTCTTCTGGATCTTCATACGGTCCCGGGCAGTCAGAACGGTTATGATTCCAGCGGCAGGATTGGGCCTGTTGCCTGGCATAAATCCGCCTCGCAGATATCGTTTGCCCTCTCGGTTTTGGAGCGTTTGGCCGACCGGTATGGGAATAATCCCGCCCTCTTTGGGATAGAAGTCCTCAATGAGCCCAAGCTCCCCCTGTCCTTTCTTGAGCGCTTCTACCTGACCGCTTACAGACGTCTGCGCCGCCGTCTGCCAGCCGATAAGGCCCTGGTTTTTCATGACGGGTTTAATCTGCTTGGCATGGCATGGATCTTTGCTCTCCATCCCCGTATGCGTTCCATGACCAACGTTTATCTGGATACTCATCTCTACTTAACTTTTGCTGAGCAGGGTCTGGAAAAAGCTTTTAGGCATACCCCTGACCGGCATCAACCCAGCCTGCGCAGGCGGAGGCTTTTTTATTCCTGGGGAATTCGTTTGGCCGGCGCCTTTATCCGCCTGGTTGATCACCGGGTTCCGGTGATTGTGGGGGAATGGTGCGCTGAAAGTTCCTTGGGAAAGCTGGGTCTGGATGATGAGTTTCAGGAGGCCAGGCAGGCAGATTTTACCCCTTATTTTACCACTTATATTGCTGATTTGCAGAAGAGTATTTTTAAGCGTCGCTTCTTTTGGAGCTATCAGCTGGAGAGGGATCCTGCTTTACGAGAAAAAATGAAGGGAACCTGGCGGAGTTTGTGGGATTGGCGTCTGTGCGCAGAAGAGGGAGTTGTCTGAGCCGTATCGGTTGCGGTTTCTGTCGAAGCAGGAGCCGTCCATCAGCAGACAGCTGGGTAAGCGGCCCCTGTCCGCATTATGGAAAATGCTTCCCCTCCTCTCATACCGACCTCTTTCTATAATTAAACGCATGCCCATTTTAATATGGGTAATTGAATAAATATAAGTAATGTATGTAAGAAAGGAAGGCCATGGCTGTTCTTTCCGGCGCCGATGCTCAGAAGATGGAGCAGGAATTTGTTCAGGACAAGAAGAATGTATTGGCTCAGCGTTCCGCTGCAACGAATGGTTTGCTGAAAGCTGCTGAGGATCCCTTTGTCATAGCCCGCAATAAGAACCCCTATTCAACGGATCTGACTTCAGATGAAGTGACTAATCAAAAGCATTCTGGTCGCTGCTGGATGTTCGCCGGTCTCAATGTTCTGCGTTTTGCCATCGCCAAAAAGTTGAACGTGGAGAACTTTGAGCTTTCGCAGAACTTTTTGTATTTTTATGACAAGCTGGAAAAGTCTAACTACTTTTATGAGAACGTAATTGCTACCGCTAAGGATGATCTTTTCGACCGTAAGGTGGAGTTTCTTTTTAGTGAGCCTGAGAGCGACGGCGGCTGGTGGCAGTACGTTGTCAACCTGGTTAAGAAGTATGGCATTGTCCCCAAGAATGCTATGCCGGAGACTGCCAATACGGAGAATTCAACCGCTATGAATGAAGTTCTTAACCGTAAGCTTCGTCAGGATGGAATTCGTCTGCGTGAGCTGGTCCGCGGCGGTGCTTCCGATGAAGAAGTAGAGGCAGAGCGTTCTCAGATGATTTCCGGGATTTATCACATCGTTTCTGTTGCCCTGGGTACCCCTCCTCAGCAGTTCCGCTTCCAGTACCAGGATAAGGATAAAAAGTATCACGATGAAGGAGTCATGACTCCGGCAGATTTCCTGAAGAAGTACAGCGATCTTGATGTGGATGATTTTATTCCCCTGGATAATTATCCTCTCAAGGAAGTCGTTAACTACAACAAGCACTATGCCAATGAATTAGTTGGTGATATGGTGGGAGCCCCGGTTCCTCACTGGCTGAATGTACCGATAGACGAGTTGAAGGCAGCCGCAGTTAAGCAAGTTCAGGCAGGAGAACCGGTCTGGTTTGCCTGCGATGTTGACCAGTCTTCCGACCGTAAGAACGGAGTCATGGATACTGACCTCTACGATATGTCTACCCTGGTAGGGGTTGATTTTACCCTGACCAAGGGTCAGCGGATTGCCAGCCAGGAAAGTTCAGCTACTCATGCCATGACCCTGGTGGGTGTTGATGTGATCGACGGCAAGCCTGCTCGCTGGAAGGTTGAAAACAGCTGGGGAAGCGATAACGGTCAAAAAGGTTACTTTGTCATGACAGATGACTGGTTTGATCAGTATACCTTTGAAGTCATTATTAACAAAAAATATCTGACTGCCGATCAGGTTAAGCTCTACCAGACTGAGCCTGAAGTGCTGCCTTACTACCTGCCCCTGTAAAACTGTCCGCCTTTGTCAAAGCAGGCAGAACAGGCCGCGCAAACACATAAATGCCAGGTCATGTCGCCATAATGGTGCATGGTGTCCGCAAGCTACAGCCCCAACAGATAAGCTGCTGGGGCTGTACTTTTTCCTCTTTGGGCATGTTGTGATCGTATATTAGGCAAGGACGAGTAGAATAAAACCCATGCCTAGCATGACCGGCTGCGGCTTGATGCTGCGCACCTGCAATAAATCAGCATATATGAAGATAGGGTAAGCACAATGGCAGAAGCAGAATCCAGGGAAAAAAATCAGACTGAGGGTGAAGAAACTACAATCGCCAATGCGGTAGCTCAGGCTGTGGATCTCTATAAGGTTTATGGAGATTCAGCCGAAACTCAGGTAACAGCCTTAGACCATGTCACCGTGGATTTTGAGCGAGGGAAGATGACAGCCATCATGGGCCCTTCGGGATCGGGGAAATCCACCCTCATGCACTGCATGGCCGGACTTGATACCCCTACCTCCGGCAAGGTGATTGTAGAAAATCTTGAAGTGTCATCCATGAAGCAGAGAGAGCTAACCAGACTGAGAAGGGAACACATTGGTTTCATCTTTCAGAGCTTCAACCTGGTTCCTACCCTTACTGCGGAGGAGAATATCCTCCTGCCCTTGCAGATTGGACACAAGAAGATTGATCGGGACTGGTTTGACAAAGTGGTTGATGTGGTGGGTCTAAAAGACCGCTTGGATCATAGGCCTTCTCAGCTGTCCGGGGGCCAGCAGCAGCGGGTGGCCTGCGCCCGCGCCATCATGTCCCGTCCTGCCGTAATCTTTGCTGACGAGCCAACCGGTAACCTGGATTCCCGCTCCTCCCGGGAAGTATTGACCTTCCTGAAGAATTCGGTCACCGATAATTCTCAGAGCATCATAATGGTGACTCATGATCCCCGGGCTGCTTCCTACGCCAACCGGGTTTTTGTTCTGGCTGATGGCCGCATTACCCAGGATATGGATGAGCCCTCTTACGAGGAGATTCTTGACGTCTTTGCTACTGAAAAATAAGGGGGCGTTATGATAAAAATCGGATTTCGCGAAGCCAGAGCGCACTTCTCCCGCTTCATTATGTCAATCGTTGCCATCTGCCTGGGAGTTGCCTTTATTGTTGGTTCCTTCAGTTTCCGCAATATGCTTCAGGACCAGATGACCTCTGTTTTTGCCTCCTCATCTGAGGGAGATGTGTACGTCAGAGGAGTTAAGAAATCAACAGACACATCATCCTCATCTTCTTCATCTTCTTCTTCCTCCTTG
This window contains:
- a CDS encoding ABC transporter ATP-binding protein produces the protein MAEAESREKNQTEGEETTIANAVAQAVDLYKVYGDSAETQVTALDHVTVDFERGKMTAIMGPSGSGKSTLMHCMAGLDTPTSGKVIVENLEVSSMKQRELTRLRREHIGFIFQSFNLVPTLTAEENILLPLQIGHKKIDRDWFDKVVDVVGLKDRLDHRPSQLSGGQQQRVACARAIMSRPAVIFADEPTGNLDSRSSREVLTFLKNSVTDNSQSIIMVTHDPRAASYANRVFVLADGRITQDMDEPSYEEILDVFATEK
- a CDS encoding C1 family peptidase — translated: MAVLSGADAQKMEQEFVQDKKNVLAQRSAATNGLLKAAEDPFVIARNKNPYSTDLTSDEVTNQKHSGRCWMFAGLNVLRFAIAKKLNVENFELSQNFLYFYDKLEKSNYFYENVIATAKDDLFDRKVEFLFSEPESDGGWWQYVVNLVKKYGIVPKNAMPETANTENSTAMNEVLNRKLRQDGIRLRELVRGGASDEEVEAERSQMISGIYHIVSVALGTPPQQFRFQYQDKDKKYHDEGVMTPADFLKKYSDLDVDDFIPLDNYPLKEVVNYNKHYANELVGDMVGAPVPHWLNVPIDELKAAAVKQVQAGEPVWFACDVDQSSDRKNGVMDTDLYDMSTLVGVDFTLTKGQRIASQESSATHAMTLVGVDVIDGKPARWKVENSWGSDNGQKGYFVMTDDWFDQYTFEVIINKKYLTADQVKLYQTEPEVLPYYLPL
- a CDS encoding glycoside hydrolase family 5 protein, with the protein product MQQKRSGSPAPVDSIVGVNLGNWLVLEKWMEPGLFAHSSGSQDEYTLAHTLPSHQLARRLQEHRQTYLTEEDFAYMARQGINMVRLPVPHFVFGDCPPFIGCIEYVDKAFSWAGEHKMTILLDLHTVPGSQNGYDSSGRIGPVAWHKSASQISFALSVLERLADRYGNNPALFGIEVLNEPKLPLSFLERFYLTAYRRLRRRLPADKALVFHDGFNLLGMAWIFALHPRMRSMTNVYLDTHLYLTFAEQGLEKAFRHTPDRHQPSLRRRRLFYSWGIRLAGAFIRLVDHRVPVIVGEWCAESSLGKLGLDDEFQEARQADFTPYFTTYIADLQKSIFKRRFFWSYQLERDPALREKMKGTWRSLWDWRLCAEEGVV